GAACACAACGGGCTACAAGTTATGAAGACCATTAACCTATTCACTTAGACATATCTTCATTAGACTTCAAAATCTTCTGGTATCTACCCATTTCCTACCATGTAAGGTCTTTAGGCCGTTCATTGCTTACAAATGTTCAATAATCAAATAATGATACATCCAAAATCAAGACACTGAAGATCATACATGGTTAGACAACACTAGAGCACACTCAAATCACAATTGAAATTGAAGTATAATGATGACGATTATGCCAAGTTGAGACCATTAATACCCTCTCCTCTCCTCTTCTATATATACTTGTTAGACTCAAAACCCTAAACCATTATATCTAAACATCATTTATCTTAACTATAAGACACTCTTATTCATCTTAACTATAACACACTCTTATCAAGATCCACCATACATCTATAAAAAACAAACCATATTATTCAATGAAGAATGATTCAACAACCTTCAAGTTGATATATCATTTTAACACCAATACAACCATATCGACCATGACTTTGTCTAGTCAAACTTAACATGCTGATATGAAATAATTTTACCCTCGCCCTCATACTCAAATATAAAAACCTTTTcccaaaatctaaaaataaaaataaaaaaactttattttaaGTCCATTGATCTGTTTGCCAAGCTGGTAACGAATCTTCCCAAGTCCATATAATTTCCTCACTTTGTCAAAATTTTCATCATTCCTTGCATTCTACTTCGTTAATCAGGTACCTCTCTTTTCCCCTCTCTCACTTTGCGTTTTTTTTTTCCTCTCTAAATTCCTTAATTTAATTTCCTATTTTTCTGTTTTCAATTTTCTAGGGTTTTTCATCGACTCTCATCTCGTTTCGCTCTTCAAGAATCAACAACAATCATGACTCATATCCTTTTAATCTTCGTCCAATTCTTCCCCAATTTTGTCAATTTAGGGTTTATGTAGACTTTTGTTCCGGATTtcaaaaattttcaatttttttgaataattatttgttCCCTTTgccaaaatccaatttttttttcatttgtgaTTTGAATCTTTATTTGAAATTGTTTGGATTTAACTTTAAAGCAAACGCGGTAACCAGAGAGAGAAAGATCGTGAAAGGGCTCAATCTAGAGTCGGTGGTTCTAAGGGAAAACCAGTAAAGGGTGATGGGTTGACCCCTGAACAGCGTAGAGAAAGGTTGTGTTAATTAAAATCTACTTTTATCAATTTCGTTttgaaaatttcattttttttaatatttattaaatgtttttaattgtattaacttgaatttttgttgattttttcatGAGCAGGGATGCGAAGGCTCTGCAGGAGAAGACAGCTAAGAAAGCTGCTCAGGATGCTGCAGGGAATAATGCTGGTGGAAGCAAGAAATAGGCGATGGTTTGATTGTTGTTACTGATTTGGATGGAGCTCGATGAGGTGTTGTTGGTTTTATACGTTTATGGAAAATTGAAAATATTTGTATGAATTGTTCTGGTCatcttttttggtagtttagaatcaaatgtgtttattattttcataatGATTGGTGTTTCCTTGGaattgattgttgttggatgctgAGCCAATGGCTTGTAATGTATCTTTGTTTGGATTTGGAATACTACCatttttgtgatgattttgatcttttgcTGTTTGTGCtgtcattttgttttgtttgttaccTAGCTTTGCTCTTATGTTAACTCAATTTTTATGTTAGGCATAATTCATTGAATCAGTAA
The Vicia villosa cultivar HV-30 ecotype Madison, WI linkage group LG6, Vvil1.0, whole genome shotgun sequence genome window above contains:
- the LOC131609248 gene encoding uncharacterized protein LOC131609248 — encoded protein: MTRGNQREKDRERAQSRVGGSKGKPVKGDGLTPEQRRERDAKALQEKTAKKAAQDAAGNNAGGSKK